One window of the Camelina sativa cultivar DH55 chromosome 1, Cs, whole genome shotgun sequence genome contains the following:
- the LOC104701405 gene encoding casein kinase 1-like protein 5: MEPRFGNKFRLGRKIGSGSFGEIYLGTDVQTNEEVAIKLESVKTAHPQLSYESRIYRVLQGGTGIPNMKWYGTEGDFNVLVMDLLGPSLEDLFGYCNRKFSLKTVLMLADQMINRLEFIHSKSYLHRDIKPDNFLMGLGRRANQVYIIDYGLAKKYRDSSTHRHIPYRENKSLIGTPRYASLNTHLGIEQSRRDDVESLGYILMYFLKGSLPWQGLKAGNKKQKYDKISETKVSTSIETLCRGHPTEFASYFHYCRSLRFDDKPDYAYLKRLFRNLFIREGFQFDFVFDWTVFKYQQSQSGNPQPRPQDGGVGTSSGLNTAVGNSEKRPDVPNQRTNPDFTLKQKDKIVNESAVAKDKLLLGSLNLGRSEGSSSRRVVDSSSREPFSGGSDNANYETALKGIDGLRINNNAGDETAAAPHSNGDDVEPKAKLSD; encoded by the exons ATGGAACCTCGTTTTGGGAATAAGTTCCGCCTTGGCCGCAAAATTGGGAGCGGCTCATTCGGAGAGATTTACCTTG GAACTGATGTTCAGACTAACGAAGAGGTTGCTATTAAACTT GAGAGTGTGAAGACTGCGCATCCACAATTGTCATACGAGTCGAGGATTTATAGAGTTCTTCAGGGTGGAA CTGGGATTCCAAACATGAAATGGTATGGCACAGAGGGTGACTTCAATGTATTAGTGATGGATTTGCTTGGTCCTAGCCTTGAAGACCTGTTTGGTTATTGCAATAGGAAGTTTAGCTTGAAGACTGTTCTTATGCTAGCTGATCAAATG ATCAATCGTCTCGAGTTCATCCATTCTAAGTCGTATCTTCATCGAGATATAAAGCCGGATAATTTCCTCATGGGTTTGGGAAGGCGGGCAAATCAG GTATACATCATAGACTATGGCTTGGCTAAGAAATACAGAGACAGCTCAACTCATAGACACATCCCATACAG GGAGAATAAAAGTCTAATTGGGACCCCGAGGTATGCCAGCTTGAACACTCACCTAGGGATCG AGCAAAGTCGGAGAGATGATGTAGAATCGCTTGGTTATATCCTCATGTACTTCCTCAAGGGAAG TCTCCCGTGGCAGGGACTGAAAGCTGGGAACAAGAAACAGAAATATGATAAGATCAGTGAAACGAAGGTTTCAACTTCCATCGAA ACGTTATGCAGAGGTCATCCAACAGAGTTTGCGTCCTACTTCCATTACTGCCGCTCACTTAGGTTTGATGATAAGCCAGACTATGCATATTTGAAGAGACTATTCCGCAACCTTTTTATTCGTGAAG gttttcagtttgattttgtgtttgacTGGACAGTATTTAAGTATCAGCAATCACAATCTGGAAACCCTCAACCTCGTCCCCAG GATGGTGGTGTTGGAACTAGTTCTGGATTAAACACTGCGGTCGGCAATTCTGAGAAGCGTCCAG ATGTCCCAAACCAGAGAACAAATCCGGATTTTACCCTGAAGCAGAAAGACAAGATTGTAAATGAATCTGCAGTTGCAAAGGATAAGCTG CTACTTGGATCCTTGAACTTGGGTCGATCAGAAGGATCATCATCAAGACGAGTTGTGGACTCGAGTAGCCGTGAACCATTCAGTGGCGGGAGTGACAATGCAAACTATGAAACCGCACTCAAAGGCATTGATGGTTTGCGGATCAATAACAATGCAGGCGATGAGACAGCAGCAGCGCCACATTCAAATGGAGACGATGTAGAACCCAAAGCAAAGCTCTCTGACTGA